In Agrobacterium sp. RAC06, a single window of DNA contains:
- a CDS encoding DUF1236 domain-containing protein gives MRNTPILAGAAAFMPLSASAHAQDTVIIQQAPPVTSQSTIIVPAPVETYVLQREVRSVPYEGDVLIGRVIEDPVELYPVDGYEDYSYTIVNERRVIVDPETRQIIQIIE, from the coding sequence ATGCGCAACACTCCCATCCTCGCTGGTGCAGCGGCATTCATGCCGCTCTCGGCGTCGGCCCATGCGCAGGACACTGTCATCATCCAGCAGGCCCCGCCGGTCACCTCGCAGTCGACCATCATCGTGCCGGCTCCGGTCGAAACTTATGTCTTGCAGCGCGAAGTGCGCTCGGTGCCTTATGAAGGCGACGTCCTGATCGGTCGCGTGATCGAGGATCCGGTCGAGCTCTATCCCGTTGATGGCTATGAGGATTATTCCTATACGATCGTTAACGAGCGACGCGTGATCGTCGATCCCGAAACCCGTCAGATTATCCAGATCATCGAGTGA
- the gcvH gene encoding glycine cleavage system protein GcvH produces the protein MLKFTAEHEWLKIEDGIATVGITTHAAGQLGDLVFVELPDEGSSFKKDGTAATVESVKAASDVYCPLDGEVVEINQAIVDDPSLVNSDPEGAAWFFKLKLANLSDADALLDEAAYKELIA, from the coding sequence ATGTTGAAATTCACCGCTGAACACGAATGGCTGAAGATCGAAGACGGTATTGCCACCGTCGGCATCACCACGCACGCCGCCGGCCAGCTCGGCGATCTCGTCTTCGTCGAACTGCCGGACGAAGGCTCGAGCTTCAAGAAAGACGGGACCGCCGCGACCGTCGAGAGCGTCAAGGCGGCGTCCGACGTCTACTGCCCGCTCGATGGCGAAGTGGTCGAAATCAACCAGGCGATCGTCGACGATCCGTCGCTGGTGAACTCCGATCCGGAAGGTGCCGCCTGGTTCTTCAAGCTGAAGCTCGCCAACCTATCTGACGCCGACGCCCTGCTCGACGAGGCTGCCTACAAGGAGTTGATCGCCTGA
- the sufA gene encoding Fe-S cluster assembly scaffold SufA, which produces MGFQVMTMSDAAAARVRAIVENSGPDAKGIRVGIKKGGCAGMEYTIDMVTEPNPRDDRIEKDGASVWIDPAAVLYLLGTEMGFETTTLRSGFTFHNPNQTSACGCGESVELKAADLSELAKQRQAAPA; this is translated from the coding sequence ATGGGCTTTCAGGTAATGACCATGAGCGATGCGGCTGCCGCACGCGTCAGGGCGATCGTCGAGAATTCCGGTCCCGATGCCAAGGGCATCCGCGTGGGCATCAAGAAGGGTGGCTGCGCCGGGATGGAATACACCATCGATATGGTGACTGAACCAAATCCGAGGGATGACCGCATCGAGAAAGATGGCGCGTCGGTCTGGATCGATCCGGCCGCAGTTCTCTATCTGCTCGGTACGGAAATGGGCTTCGAGACCACAACGCTGCGGTCCGGTTTCACCTTCCACAACCCGAATCAGACATCTGCCTGTGGTTGCGGCGAGTCCGTGGAGTTGAAGGCTGCCGATCTATCGGAACTCGCGAAACAGCGACAGGCAGCTCCTGCCTGA
- a CDS encoding acyl-homoserine-lactone synthase, with amino-acid sequence MLATILGRNTRDHADVMEQVWAFRHRQFVDRLGWEACRRGDEREIDQFDGDEAIHLPLIVGGNVVGYSRLLPTLKPHLLSDVYPHLMDGADWPRGPRVYEWTRCIAEVSDRSIAGVPISNILMTGVMEYCLVAGIGTLVVETHPKLVNLLLTTGWDVMPLAAPSMLDGSLIVPITAKPSMAGLLRHHELYGITGSVLDLERAPGNPFAAAALQRLAFAEELHGHIEYARIAGE; translated from the coding sequence ATGCTTGCGACAATTCTGGGCAGGAACACGCGTGACCATGCCGACGTCATGGAGCAGGTCTGGGCGTTTCGCCATCGCCAGTTCGTAGACCGATTGGGATGGGAAGCCTGCCGTCGTGGCGACGAACGGGAGATCGACCAGTTCGACGGTGACGAGGCCATCCATCTGCCGCTCATCGTCGGCGGTAATGTGGTGGGATATAGCCGCCTCCTGCCGACACTGAAGCCGCATCTTCTGTCGGATGTCTATCCGCATCTGATGGACGGTGCCGACTGGCCGCGTGGGCCGCGTGTCTATGAATGGACCCGGTGCATTGCCGAAGTGTCCGACAGGTCGATCGCCGGCGTCCCGATTTCCAACATCCTGATGACCGGGGTCATGGAGTATTGCCTCGTTGCGGGCATCGGCACGCTGGTTGTCGAGACACATCCCAAGCTCGTCAACCTGCTTCTGACGACCGGTTGGGATGTGATGCCGCTGGCGGCTCCAAGCATGCTCGACGGATCGCTGATCGTTCCGATCACGGCCAAACCCTCCATGGCAGGGCTGCTGCGGCATCACGAACTCTACGGGATTACCGGCAGCGTCCTCGATCTCGAGCGCGCACCGGGAAATCCCTTCGCCGCGGCGGCCCTTCAACGTCTGGCCTTCGCCGAAGAACTTCACGGACATATAGAATATGCAAGAATTGCAGGAGAATGA
- a CDS encoding Lrp/AsnC family transcriptional regulator — protein MDISDRKIIDLLAEDARRSLASIGDVVGLSPSAVNERIRRLVASGAIRRFTLEVDPAALGLPITAFMLVTLPQDTEQAAFRDYAESHPAVLECHHVTGSWSYMLKIRTADLTGIETFLADLKGERLIARSETMIALSTASERSYVIGTE, from the coding sequence ATGGATATCAGTGACCGTAAAATTATCGATCTCTTGGCCGAGGATGCCCGCCGTTCGCTCGCCAGCATCGGGGATGTGGTAGGGCTTTCGCCCTCCGCCGTCAATGAACGCATCCGTCGCTTGGTCGCGTCGGGAGCCATCAGACGCTTCACCCTGGAGGTGGATCCTGCGGCGCTGGGCCTGCCGATCACCGCCTTCATGCTGGTGACCCTGCCGCAGGACACCGAACAGGCTGCCTTTCGCGATTATGCAGAATCCCACCCGGCCGTGCTCGAATGTCATCATGTGACCGGTAGCTGGTCCTATATGCTGAAGATCCGGACGGCCGACCTCACGGGCATCGAGACATTCCTCGCCGACTTGAAGGGCGAGCGCCTGATTGCGCGCAGCGAGACGATGATCGCGCTGTCGACGGCGAGTGAACGCAGCTATGTGATCGGCACGGAGTGA
- a CDS encoding helix-turn-helix transcriptional regulator: MSDRQATANAMFDFITESSRARDNEEVLACLGKVAGAFGMDCYAVSGIPLPGERIDPYFMLNAWPEGWFERYVQENYVHVDPVIYRTKMSNEAFVWSEALADKPLSRSAKRVMNEATEFGMLDGYSVPLHSVGGFQAIVTFGARKVELSSEQRGALHIVSIYAHNRLRAFLVDSSERSAAVAAKVTPREREVILWCSAGKTNWEIGQILGISEKTVQHEIAAACRKLNSVNRAQLIAESIRLGIIR; the protein is encoded by the coding sequence ATGTCAGACAGGCAGGCGACAGCCAATGCGATGTTCGATTTTATCACCGAATCGTCGCGAGCCCGCGACAATGAGGAAGTCCTAGCCTGCCTTGGCAAGGTGGCGGGTGCCTTCGGCATGGACTGCTATGCGGTGTCCGGCATCCCGCTCCCCGGCGAGCGGATCGATCCCTATTTCATGCTGAATGCCTGGCCGGAGGGCTGGTTCGAGCGCTATGTCCAGGAAAACTATGTGCATGTCGATCCGGTGATCTACCGGACGAAGATGTCGAACGAGGCATTCGTCTGGTCGGAAGCGCTGGCCGACAAGCCGCTCAGTCGCTCCGCCAAGCGCGTCATGAACGAGGCCACCGAGTTCGGAATGCTGGATGGTTACAGTGTGCCGCTCCATTCTGTCGGCGGCTTTCAGGCGATCGTCACCTTCGGTGCGCGCAAGGTCGAGCTGTCCAGCGAGCAGCGCGGTGCGCTGCACATCGTTTCAATCTACGCGCACAACCGGTTGCGTGCCTTCCTCGTCGACAGCAGCGAGCGCAGCGCGGCAGTTGCGGCCAAGGTCACGCCGCGCGAACGCGAGGTTATTCTCTGGTGCTCGGCCGGCAAGACCAATTGGGAGATTGGCCAAATTCTTGGAATATCGGAGAAAACAGTTCAGCACGAAATCGCGGCGGCGTGCCGTAAGTTGAATTCCGTGAACCGTGCGCAACTGATTGCCGAATCGATTCGGCTTGGAATAATCCGATAA
- a CDS encoding flagellar basal body protein, giving the protein MSISAIMGISLSGMQAQQTRLAATANNVANAMTPGYDRLETSFTSRAQGGVSATVAPSDGPVADDTSNVDLASEMLSLVETEIGFKANAAAWETGADIWDVLLSIKRD; this is encoded by the coding sequence ATGAGCATATCAGCGATCATGGGCATCTCGCTTTCGGGCATGCAGGCGCAGCAAACGCGCCTTGCTGCGACCGCCAACAACGTCGCGAATGCCATGACACCTGGTTACGATCGTCTCGAAACCAGCTTTACCAGTCGCGCCCAGGGCGGCGTGTCCGCCACGGTTGCCCCGTCCGATGGACCGGTCGCCGATGACACGTCCAATGTCGACCTTGCGTCGGAAATGCTCTCGCTCGTCGAAACCGAGATCGGCTTCAAGGCGAATGCCGCGGCCTGGGAGACGGGTGCTGACATCTGGGACGTCCTGCTCAGCATCAAGCGCGACTGA
- a CDS encoding LysE family translocator produces MDALLFGKGLVLGVAIAAPLGPIGALCINRTLERGFWAGVAGGLGTAIADGVYAAMAAAGFNALGSYLDWIVFPLQVAGGLFLLYLGVAALKPRPEVSAASVQAHSLLSTIAATFLLTIANPATILTFAAIFAGLGLAAGEGGWEGVLLVAGVFFGSLAWWFFLSGAVTVVRTRLPEGFATLVSRVSAFILIAFGIIALLHAALNAI; encoded by the coding sequence ATGGACGCGCTCCTTTTCGGGAAAGGGCTCGTGCTGGGCGTCGCGATCGCGGCACCACTCGGACCGATAGGGGCGCTCTGCATCAATCGTACGCTGGAGCGTGGCTTCTGGGCCGGCGTTGCCGGAGGGCTGGGCACCGCGATTGCCGATGGCGTCTATGCCGCCATGGCTGCAGCCGGCTTTAACGCGCTCGGATCCTATCTCGACTGGATCGTGTTTCCCTTGCAGGTCGCAGGCGGCTTGTTCCTGCTCTATCTTGGCGTGGCGGCGCTCAAGCCGCGCCCAGAGGTCTCCGCAGCTTCTGTCCAGGCCCACAGCCTGCTGTCGACAATTGCCGCGACCTTCCTGCTCACCATCGCCAATCCCGCGACGATCCTTACCTTCGCAGCGATTTTTGCCGGACTGGGGCTCGCGGCGGGCGAGGGCGGTTGGGAAGGCGTGCTACTGGTGGCAGGTGTCTTCTTCGGCTCGCTTGCCTGGTGGTTCTTCCTGAGCGGTGCCGTGACCGTGGTGCGCACGCGGCTCCCCGAGGGATTTGCAACCCTGGTCAGCCGGGTCTCTGCGTTCATTCTGATCGCCTTCGGTATCATCGCGCTGCTGCATGCCGCATTGAACGCCATCTGA
- the gcvT gene encoding glycine cleavage system aminomethyltransferase GcvT, with amino-acid sequence MDDQTQLKRTPLYDFHVSLGAKMVPFAGYEMPVQYPAGVLKEHLHTRAAAGLFDVSHMGQVELVAASGSYEDAAKALETLVPVDILGLKDGRQRYGFFTDENGGILDDLMISRLGQRLLVVVNAGCKDADIAHLRAKLPDGVEVLVHDDRALLALQGPKAEAVLAALNSDVAAMKFMDVRELSLGDIPALVSRTGYSGEDGFEISVPADRATDLAKALLDQPDCQPIGLGARDSLRLEAGLCLYGNDIDTTTSPVEASIEWGIQKVRRLGGAREGGFPGTHRILGELENGVSRRRVGLKPEGKAPVRQPAKLFADAEGKTEIGHVSSGGFGPSAEGPIAMGYVPTEIAVPGTQVFAEVRGKLLPLTVTALPFVTPTYKR; translated from the coding sequence TTGGACGATCAGACCCAACTGAAACGCACCCCCCTTTATGATTTCCATGTGTCGCTTGGCGCCAAGATGGTGCCCTTCGCCGGTTACGAAATGCCGGTGCAGTATCCGGCCGGCGTGCTGAAGGAACACCTGCATACGCGCGCTGCCGCTGGCCTCTTCGACGTTTCCCACATGGGCCAGGTCGAACTGGTTGCGGCCTCTGGCTCTTATGAGGACGCTGCCAAGGCGCTCGAAACCCTCGTTCCCGTCGACATCCTCGGATTGAAGGACGGGCGCCAGCGTTACGGCTTCTTCACGGACGAGAATGGCGGCATCCTCGATGACCTGATGATCAGCCGCCTCGGCCAGCGACTGCTGGTCGTGGTCAATGCCGGCTGCAAGGATGCCGACATCGCCCATCTCAGGGCGAAGCTGCCTGATGGCGTCGAAGTTCTCGTGCATGACGACCGGGCGCTTCTCGCCCTGCAGGGGCCGAAGGCGGAAGCAGTGCTCGCGGCGCTCAATTCCGATGTCGCAGCCATGAAGTTCATGGATGTGCGTGAACTGTCTCTGGGCGACATCCCTGCTCTCGTCTCTCGCACAGGCTATTCGGGCGAAGACGGCTTCGAGATCTCTGTGCCGGCTGATCGCGCCACCGATCTCGCCAAGGCTTTGCTCGACCAGCCGGACTGTCAGCCAATTGGCCTCGGCGCACGTGATTCCCTGCGCCTCGAAGCCGGCCTCTGCCTCTACGGCAACGACATCGACACGACGACGTCGCCTGTCGAAGCCTCGATCGAATGGGGCATCCAGAAGGTCCGCCGCTTGGGCGGCGCCCGCGAAGGCGGCTTTCCGGGTACTCATCGCATCCTTGGCGAACTGGAGAATGGCGTCTCTCGCCGCCGCGTCGGATTGAAGCCCGAGGGCAAGGCGCCGGTGCGTCAGCCGGCAAAGCTCTTTGCCGACGCCGAGGGCAAAACCGAGATCGGCCACGTTTCCTCCGGTGGATTCGGCCCGAGCGCCGAAGGCCCGATCGCCATGGGTTACGTACCGACCGAGATCGCAGTGCCCGGCACCCAGGTTTTCGCGGAGGTCCGTGGCAAGCTGTTGCCCCTTACCGTCACCGCTCTTCCTTTCGTCACACCCACCTACAAACGCTAA
- a CDS encoding DUF2946 family protein — MKPNVRSATILLRIFCAMVFLSVGFGHRAPAALASEVQSVAYMLPDGSFADLCIADSGQKHARPSADCEACRLAGAILLPEPSDQSWLLSRFTSLGQIAPVETTVRSSHLLHRPRLRGPPLFV; from the coding sequence ATGAAACCGAATGTCAGGTCAGCGACGATCCTATTGCGCATCTTCTGCGCGATGGTCTTCCTGTCTGTCGGTTTTGGCCACCGGGCACCCGCCGCTCTTGCCAGCGAAGTTCAGTCGGTCGCCTATATGCTTCCCGACGGCTCGTTTGCCGATCTCTGCATCGCCGATAGTGGCCAGAAGCATGCGCGACCTTCTGCGGATTGCGAGGCCTGCCGTCTCGCTGGCGCGATTCTACTGCCGGAGCCTTCGGACCAATCCTGGCTGCTCAGCCGGTTCACAAGTCTGGGTCAGATTGCACCTGTTGAAACAACTGTCCGCTCCAGCCATCTCCTCCATCGTCCGCGCCTCCGTGGGCCGCCGCTCTTCGTCTGA
- the gcvP gene encoding aminomethyl-transferring glycine dehydrogenase produces the protein MTTEFQFTDYDPYDFANRRHIGPSPSEMTEMLKVIGYHSLDEMIDATVPGSIRQKVPLTWGAAMTEREALDKLRETANKNKVLTSLLGQGYYGTITPPVIQRNILENPAWYTAYTPYQPEISQGRLEALLNYQTMVTDLTGLDVANASLLDEATAAAEAMALCQRSAKTKATGFFVDKDCHPQTIAVIQTRAEPLGWTVTVGDPFTDLDPTEVFGAIFQYPGTHGDVRDFSGLIARLHQTGALAAVAADILALLLLKSPGEMGADIAIGSTQRFGVPMGYGGPHAAYMAVKDAIKRSMPGRLVGVSVDARGNRAYRLSLQTREQHIRREKATSNICTAQVLLAVMASMYAVFHGPQGLKAIAQQVHQKTVILAKGLEKLGYTIEPEAFFDTITVEVGHMQGLVMRAAVAEGVNLRKVGETKVGIALDERTRPAVLEAVWRAFGGNFKVEDFSADYRLPTDLLRTSEYLTHPIFHMNRAESEMTRYIRRLSDRDLALDRAMIPLGSCTMKLNATAEMLPITWPEFSDIHPFVPEDQALGYKEMIDDLSEKLCAVTGYDAISMQPNSGAQGEYAGLLTIRAYHLSRGDTHRTVCLIPTSAHGTNPASAQMVGMTVVPVRSKENGDVDLDDFRAKAEQHADNLSCCMITYPSTHGVFEETVREICEVTHQFGGQVYLDGANMNAMVGVSRPGDIGSDVSHLNLHKTFCIPHGGGGPGMGPIGVKAHLAPFLPGHVVTDGRPGAVSAGPYGSPSILPISWSYCLMMGGEGLTQATKVAILNANYIAARLKGAYDVLYTSASGRVAHECIIDTRPLQASAGVTVDDVAKRLIDCGFHAPTMSWPVAGTLMIEPTESETKAEIDRFCEAMLAIREEARDIEEGRMDKANNPLKNAPHTVEDLVGQWDRPYSREQACYPPGAFRVDKYWSSVNRVDNVYGDRNLVCTCPPMEAYAEAAE, from the coding sequence ATGACGACAGAATTCCAGTTCACGGATTACGATCCGTACGACTTCGCCAATCGGCGCCATATCGGCCCCTCGCCCTCCGAGATGACCGAGATGCTGAAGGTGATCGGCTATCACTCGCTCGACGAGATGATCGACGCGACCGTCCCCGGCTCGATCCGCCAGAAGGTGCCGCTCACCTGGGGTGCGGCGATGACCGAGCGCGAAGCGCTCGACAAGCTTCGCGAGACGGCGAACAAGAACAAGGTCCTGACCTCGCTTCTCGGCCAGGGCTATTATGGCACGATCACGCCGCCGGTCATCCAGCGCAACATTCTGGAAAACCCGGCCTGGTACACGGCCTATACGCCCTACCAGCCGGAAATCAGCCAGGGTCGCCTTGAGGCGCTCCTCAACTACCAGACCATGGTGACGGATCTCACCGGTCTCGACGTCGCCAATGCGTCGCTGCTGGACGAGGCCACCGCTGCCGCCGAAGCAATGGCGCTCTGCCAGCGCAGCGCCAAGACCAAGGCGACCGGCTTCTTCGTCGACAAGGACTGCCACCCGCAGACGATCGCCGTCATACAGACCCGCGCCGAGCCACTGGGCTGGACGGTCACTGTCGGCGATCCCTTCACCGATCTCGATCCAACGGAAGTCTTCGGCGCGATCTTCCAGTATCCCGGCACACATGGCGACGTGCGCGATTTCTCCGGCCTGATCGCCCGTCTGCACCAGACCGGCGCTCTGGCTGCCGTCGCGGCCGACATCCTCGCACTGCTTCTGTTGAAGTCTCCGGGCGAAATGGGGGCTGATATCGCCATCGGTTCGACCCAGCGCTTCGGCGTTCCCATGGGTTACGGCGGTCCGCATGCGGCCTATATGGCAGTGAAGGATGCGATCAAGCGCTCGATGCCTGGTCGTCTTGTCGGCGTTTCCGTCGATGCCCGCGGCAACCGCGCCTATCGCTTGTCGCTGCAGACCCGCGAACAGCATATCCGCCGCGAAAAGGCCACGTCGAACATCTGCACCGCGCAGGTCCTGCTCGCCGTCATGGCGTCGATGTATGCGGTCTTCCATGGTCCCCAAGGATTGAAGGCGATTGCCCAGCAGGTGCACCAGAAGACGGTCATCCTCGCCAAGGGTCTGGAAAAGCTCGGCTACACGATCGAGCCGGAGGCCTTCTTCGACACGATCACTGTCGAGGTTGGCCACATGCAGGGCCTCGTCATGCGGGCAGCCGTTGCCGAAGGTGTGAACCTGCGCAAGGTCGGTGAGACCAAGGTCGGCATCGCGCTCGACGAGCGCACGCGCCCAGCCGTGCTCGAAGCCGTCTGGCGCGCCTTTGGCGGCAATTTCAAGGTCGAGGATTTCTCGGCCGACTACCGTCTGCCGACGGATCTGCTGCGCACCAGCGAGTATCTGACGCATCCGATCTTCCACATGAACCGTGCGGAAAGCGAGATGACCCGCTACATCCGCAGGCTCTCAGACCGCGACCTCGCACTCGATCGCGCCATGATCCCGCTCGGCTCCTGCACGATGAAGCTGAATGCAACGGCGGAAATGCTGCCGATCACCTGGCCGGAATTCTCCGACATCCATCCCTTTGTGCCTGAGGATCAGGCGCTGGGTTACAAGGAGATGATCGACGATCTCTCGGAAAAGCTCTGCGCGGTCACCGGTTATGACGCGATCTCGATGCAGCCGAATTCGGGTGCTCAAGGGGAATATGCGGGTCTCTTGACGATCCGCGCCTATCACCTGTCGCGGGGCGATACGCATCGCACGGTTTGCCTCATCCCGACCTCGGCCCATGGCACCAACCCGGCTTCCGCCCAGATGGTCGGTATGACGGTCGTGCCGGTCAGGTCGAAGGAAAACGGCGACGTCGATCTCGATGACTTCCGCGCCAAGGCGGAACAGCATGCAGACAATCTCTCCTGCTGCATGATCACCTATCCTTCCACGCATGGCGTGTTCGAGGAGACGGTGCGCGAGATCTGCGAGGTTACCCATCAGTTCGGGGGGCAGGTCTACCTCGACGGGGCCAACATGAATGCCATGGTCGGCGTATCCCGTCCCGGCGACATCGGTTCTGACGTGTCCCACCTCAACCTGCACAAGACCTTCTGCATTCCGCATGGCGGCGGTGGTCCGGGCATGGGTCCGATCGGGGTCAAGGCGCATCTTGCGCCCTTCCTGCCCGGCCATGTCGTGACCGACGGTCGTCCGGGCGCGGTCTCGGCCGGTCCCTACGGTTCGCCGTCGATCCTGCCGATCAGCTGGTCCTACTGCCTGATGATGGGTGGCGAAGGTCTGACCCAGGCGACCAAGGTGGCGATCCTCAACGCCAACTACATCGCGGCAAGGCTCAAAGGTGCCTATGACGTGCTCTACACGTCCGCTTCGGGTCGCGTGGCGCATGAATGCATCATCGACACCCGTCCGCTGCAGGCGTCCGCCGGCGTCACCGTCGACGACGTCGCCAAGCGCCTGATCGACTGCGGCTTCCACGCGCCGACCATGAGCTGGCCGGTTGCGGGAACGCTGATGATCGAGCCGACTGAATCGGAGACCAAGGCCGAGATCGACCGTTTCTGCGAAGCCATGCTGGCAATCCGCGAGGAAGCCCGCGACATCGAGGAAGGCCGGATGGACAAGGCCAACAATCCGCTGAAGAACGCACCGCATACGGTGGAAGACCTCGTCGGCCAGTGGGATCGTCCCTATAGCCGCGAACAGGCCTGCTATCCGCCGGGTGCCTTCCGGGTGGACAAGTACTGGTCCTCGGTCAACCGCGTCGACAATGTCTATGGGGACCGTAACCTGGTGTGCACCTGCCCGCCGATGGAAGCCTACGCGGAAGCGGCAGAGTAA
- a CDS encoding DUF1775 domain-containing protein — translation MKTNLILATAIATLASTTAVFAHATFANQPAKVGSYVAAALQVPHGCDGKATNEVQIKLPEGFISAKPMPKAGWDVEVITGDYQNSYDNHGKAVTSGPVEIRFKNGDLPDNFYDTFVVYGKVAAGDPATGLAFPTVQLCGADAKVAWDQIAAPGQDPHDLDGPAPVLKLAAAEGDAHGHGAHGAHGAHAGHGAPAEQAAADGHGAHGDHSGHGDHMAATDPGGFQAVTAGDLELTAGFTRAMLPGQPVGGGFITIVNNGGEEDKLVSATSAQAGEVQLHEMAMEGEVMKMRQLTDGIAIPAGETVELKPGGLHLMFFKVTEPFQEGATVNVTLTFEKAGAVDVALPVGPARGK, via the coding sequence ATGAAGACCAATCTCATTCTCGCAACCGCGATTGCCACACTCGCATCGACCACGGCTGTGTTCGCCCATGCGACCTTTGCCAACCAGCCCGCCAAGGTCGGCTCCTATGTCGCCGCCGCGCTGCAGGTGCCGCATGGTTGCGACGGCAAGGCGACCAACGAAGTCCAGATCAAGCTGCCGGAAGGCTTTATCTCCGCCAAGCCGATGCCGAAGGCCGGCTGGGACGTTGAGGTCATCACCGGCGACTACCAGAACAGCTACGACAACCACGGCAAGGCAGTGACATCAGGCCCGGTCGAAATCCGCTTCAAGAACGGTGACCTGCCGGACAATTTCTACGACACTTTTGTCGTCTACGGTAAGGTCGCTGCCGGCGATCCGGCGACGGGACTTGCCTTCCCGACGGTTCAGCTTTGCGGCGCTGACGCCAAGGTCGCCTGGGATCAGATCGCGGCCCCCGGCCAGGATCCGCACGACCTCGACGGTCCGGCGCCAGTTCTCAAGCTCGCGGCCGCTGAAGGCGACGCACATGGTCATGGCGCACACGGTGCACACGGCGCGCATGCCGGTCACGGTGCTCCCGCCGAGCAGGCTGCAGCGGATGGCCATGGCGCCCATGGTGACCATTCCGGTCACGGCGATCACATGGCGGCAACCGATCCCGGTGGTTTTCAGGCCGTGACTGCCGGTGACCTCGAACTGACCGCCGGTTTCACCAGGGCGATGCTGCCAGGCCAGCCGGTCGGCGGCGGTTTCATCACCATCGTCAACAATGGCGGTGAAGAAGACAAGCTCGTTTCCGCAACCTCAGCCCAGGCGGGCGAGGTCCAGCTGCACGAGATGGCGATGGAAGGCGAGGTGATGAAGATGCGTCAGCTGACGGACGGCATCGCCATCCCGGCCGGTGAGACGGTTGAGCTGAAGCCTGGCGGCCTGCACCTGATGTTCTTCAAGGTGACAGAGCCCTTCCAGGAAGGCGCGACCGTCAACGTCACGCTGACCTTCGAGAAGGCCGGTGCTGTGGATGTGGCGCTTCCGGTCGGTCCGGCCCGGGGCAAATGA
- the rutA gene encoding pyrimidine utilization protein A: MEIGVFIPIGNNGWLLSENAPQYKPSFELNKAITLKAESYGFDFALSMIKLRGFGGKTEFWDYNLESFTLMAGLAAVTSKIKLFGTAATLIMPPAIVARMATTIDSISNGRFGVNLVTGWQRPEYSQMGLWPGDDYFSDRYEYLTEYTTVLKDLLTTGQSDLKGKHFQMDDCRMKPIPEGDVKLICAGSSNSGMAFSAQFADYSFCFGVGVNTPKAFAPTNERLLAATEKTGRDVRSFVLTMVLAEETTEEAFAKWEHYKAGADEEAIKWLGLQSAVDTKSGSDTNVRHMANPVSAVNINMGTLIGSYAEVAAMLDEMSEVPGTGGVMLTFDDFLEGIEKFGKFVQPLMKSRAHVNQMLEAAE, translated from the coding sequence ATGGAAATCGGCGTCTTTATCCCGATCGGCAACAATGGCTGGCTATTGTCGGAGAATGCCCCCCAATACAAGCCAAGCTTCGAACTCAACAAGGCGATCACGCTCAAGGCCGAATCTTACGGCTTCGACTTTGCGCTTTCGATGATCAAGCTGCGTGGTTTCGGCGGCAAGACAGAATTCTGGGACTATAACCTGGAAAGCTTCACGCTGATGGCAGGCCTCGCCGCCGTCACCTCGAAGATCAAGCTTTTCGGGACGGCCGCGACCCTGATCATGCCGCCGGCGATCGTCGCACGCATGGCCACCACGATCGATTCGATTTCCAATGGCCGCTTCGGCGTCAACCTGGTCACCGGCTGGCAGCGTCCGGAATACAGCCAGATGGGATTGTGGCCAGGCGACGACTACTTCTCCGACCGCTACGAATATCTGACCGAATACACGACCGTGCTGAAAGACCTTCTGACCACCGGTCAGTCTGACCTCAAGGGCAAACACTTCCAGATGGATGATTGCCGCATGAAGCCGATTCCCGAAGGCGATGTGAAGCTGATCTGCGCCGGATCCTCCAACTCTGGCATGGCCTTCTCGGCTCAGTTCGCGGACTATTCGTTCTGCTTCGGCGTCGGCGTCAACACGCCCAAGGCTTTCGCGCCGACCAACGAACGGCTGCTGGCCGCCACCGAAAAGACCGGCCGTGACGTACGCTCCTTCGTGCTGACCATGGTTCTGGCCGAGGAAACCACCGAGGAAGCCTTTGCCAAGTGGGAACACTACAAGGCAGGCGCCGACGAGGAAGCGATCAAGTGGCTTGGCCTGCAAAGTGCCGTCGACACGAAATCCGGTTCCGACACCAATGTCCGCCACATGGCGAACCCGGTGTCTGCTGTTAACATCAACATGGGCACGCTGATCGGCTCCTATGCCGAAGTCGCCGCCATGCTCGACGAGATGAGCGAAGTGCCGGGCACCGGTGGCGTGATGTTGACCTTCGACGACTTCCTCGAAGGCATCGAAAAGTTTGGCAAGTTCGTCCAGCCGCTGATGAAGAGCCGCGCGCATGTCAACCAGATGTTGGAGGCCGCCGAATGA